A region from the Vicia villosa cultivar HV-30 ecotype Madison, WI unplaced genomic scaffold, Vvil1.0 ctg.000175F_1_1, whole genome shotgun sequence genome encodes:
- the LOC131624947 gene encoding uncharacterized protein LOC131624947 codes for MTWYKSLPDESITSWKVLGKLFSRHFTASRRHPKSGASLEAIIQGKDESLRAYIERFNKEAMQVSTTAHMKKFLLERGLRPRSDFTKAVGIKTPATLDEFFLKAQAYIQYEEKEAAHAVHNSTQEKSSKNGRQDDSRRGTDKKKDDKGRDPKDYKAPAGKFREYIPLNASRERILNECASAEFQTGKVRFPKTMLARPNMDKSKFCRFHKGHGHNTEDCIYLKDVIEILIREGHLKQYAKK; via the coding sequence ATGACTTGGTATAAAAGTTTGCCCGATGAGTCCATCACTTCATGGAAGGTGCTCGGGAAACTTTTTTCCAGACACTTCACGGCCTCCCGAAGACACCCCAAGTCAGGAGCCTCCTTGGAAGCCATAATCCAAGGAAAAGACGAGTCTTTACGGGCTTACATTGAAAGATTCAATAAGGAAGCCATGCAAGTATCCACCACTGCCCATATGAAGAAATTCTTGCTCGAGCGAGGCCTCCGACCACGCTCAGACTTCACCAAAGCCGTCGGGATCAAAACACCGGCCACTCTAGACGAATTCTTCCTCAAAGCCCAGGCGTACATACAATATGAGGAAAAAGAGGCCGCTCACGCGGTACACAATTCCACACAGGAAAAAAGCAGTAAGAATGGTCGCCAAGACGATTCCCGTCGGGGAACGGACAAAAAGAAAGACGACAAGGGTCGGGATCCCAAAGACTACAAAGCTCCAGCCGGGAAGTTCCGAGAATACATCCCGCTCAACGCCTCAAGGGAACGCATCTTAAACGAATGCGCGAGCGCCGAATTCCAAACGGGCAAGGTCCGCTTCCCTAAAACCATGCTTGCGCGACCGAATATGGATAAATCAAAGTTCTGCCGATTCCACAAAGGCCACGGGCACAACACCGAGGACTGCATCTACCTAAAGGATGTCATAGAAATATTAATCAGGGAGGGACACTTGAAGCAGTACGCAAAAAAGTAG
- the LOC131624926 gene encoding auxin-responsive protein IAA23-like, with amino-acid sequence MNIQEETQLTLALPGSTKSTTPVTATKRAFSTTTLDLHLGTKHVVGWPPVRGNRKNIGIKSCKYVKVAVDGAPYLRKVDLEVYDGYENLLRAVDSMFVGTNLMSEKKFMLTYEDKDGDWMLLGDVPWKMFVESCKRIRLMISMEDSTSCSSRCTGSREKNN; translated from the exons ATGAATATTCAGGAGGAGACTCAGCTCACTCTTGCTCTTCCTGGTTCCACCAAATCAACCACACCTGTAACAGCCACAAAACGTGCCTTCTCCACTACTACACTTGATCTTCATCTTGGCACCAAACATGTGGTGGGATGGCCACCGGTGAGAGGAAACAGAAAGAATATTGGGATAAAAAGTTGCAAGTATGTCAAAGTTGCGGTAGATGGAGCTCCGTATCTAAGAAAAGTCGATCTCGAAGTTTACGACGGTTATGAGAATCTTCTGAGGGCAGTGGATAGCATGTTTGTCGGTACTAATTTGATGAGTGAGAAGAAATTCATGCTTACCTATGAGGACAAAGATGGTGACTGGATGTTGCTTGGAGATGTACCCTGGAA aaTGTTTGTTGAATCATGCAAGAGAATAAGGCTTATGATTAGCATGGAGGATAGTACTAGTTGCAGTTCCAGATGTACGGGCTCCAGGGAGAAGAATAATTAG